From Bacteroidia bacterium:
GCGGCAATCACAGAACTTGGTTCAAGGTACTAAGGCTCCGGCATTTGTTTTAGAAAATAGTGAAGGTGAACAAGTAAGTTTGGATGAATTAAAGGGGAAGTTTGTTTATTTGGAGGTTACAGACCCCAATTGTTCTTCTTGTTTATCAGAATCCAAAGTAATACCTATTTATCGTAAAAAATATGGTGATAAAATTCGCTTTATAACCGTGTTATTAAAAAGTTCACAGTCGAGGGCTAAGGCTTTTAAAGAGATGAATAAGTTTGATTGGGAGGTGTTGTTTGCCCCAAGTGGAAGCGATTTCTCCGAGCTTTACGACATAAAATCAGTACCTCAATATTTTATTATTGGTCCGGATGGTAAATTCTTTCGTTCCCCGGCTGAAAAACCTAGCCACAATGCTGAAAAGGACTTTTCGGATATTAAATTCAAATATTAATCGAAAATAGCTTTATTGACCCAATAATTTAGGCCTCAATCTGCTTTTGTAAACAGCATGTGCATGTTCTTTCGTTTTTCCTTTGCGCAAAGCAATTTGCTTTTCTAAAGGTAAGTTCAAGATGTTCTGACATTCTTTTGTGCAACAACCCTGGAATTTTTCAGCGCATTGGGGGCATTGAATAAACAGTAAGTGGCAATCGGAATTGGCACAGTTTGTATGCGTGTCGCAAGGTTCTCCGCATTGATGACACTTGCTAATGATTTCATCAGTTATTCGTTCTCCCAATCGCTCATCAAATACAAAGTTTTTTCCATGGAATTTGGATTCTAACCCTTTTTCTTTAATTTGTTGAGCATAGGCTATAATTCCTCCATGCAATTGATTAACATCCTGGAATCCCTGATGTCTTAAATATGCACTTGCTTTTTCACACCGAATTCCTCCGGTACAATACAACAATACTTTATCAGACTCCTTTCCTTTCAACAATTCTGTTACCATTTCCAATTCTTGCTTAAAAGTATCTGCATCCGGTAAAATGGCACCTTCAAAATGTCCAACCTCGCTTTCATAGTGGTTTCGCATATCAACTACTACTGTTCCCGGAGTTTCCATTGCTTTATTCCAATTTTCTGCATCAAGGTGTGTGCCTACATTGGTCACATCGTAGCTGTTTTCCGGCAATCCATCTGCCACGATTCTTTCTTTTATCCGGACTATTAGTTTATAGAATGATTTCCCATCATCTTCCACTGCAATTTTAAAAGGAACCTGGTTGAATTCCTCTAGTGCATACAGTTCCTCAACAAAGGTGTCCCAATGATGTTCAGGTACAGATATTTGGGCATTAATTCCTTCTTTTGCAATGTAAACCCTTCCAAAAATACTTAACTTATTCCACTGAAGGTATAAGCGATCTCGCATTTCAACAGGATTTTGAATAATTACATATCTGTAAAAGGAAAGGGTACGACGTTTAAAAGCCTCTTTCCTGAGAAGCTCTTTTAAAACATCCTTATTAATTTTGTTGTGAAGTTGCATGCTTCAAACGAAGAAATAAACAATTAATACTATCCGGTCATAAAACCGGACTAAGCTATTTGCCTAGTTTAGATTTGATAATTCCAATTACCATAGGCATTAGGGATAATCCAATAATTCCAAGTGTAAACAAGGAAAAATTATTCTTAACAAATTCCAGATTTCCAAACAAGAAACCTAGCCAAACAAAGAGATTAATCCAGAGTAGATTTCCCAAAATACTAAAACTGATAAATTTCTTATAGGTCATACTACCCACCCCGGCCACAAAGGGCGCAAAAGTGCGAATAATGGGCATGAACCGAGCAATAATAACCGTTTTGCCTCCATGCTTTTCATAAAATTCGTGGGTTTGAATGAGGTATTCCTTCTTTAAAAAGCGAATATTCATGTCAAACACTTTAGGTCCGATGTAGTTTCCAACAAAATAATTGGTTTGGTCTCCGATAAAAGCAGCAATAAAGAGCAGTAATACCAGAATAGCCGGACTTAAATGTCCTGCCCCTGCCAAAGTGCCTGCTGCAAAAAGCAAGCTATCTCCGGGTAGAAATGGAGTTACAATCAAACCTGTTTCTGCAAAAACAATTAGGAACAATATTCCGTAGGTCCAATTTTGGTAATCCTGTACAATTTCAAATAGATGTTTATCTATGTGAAGTATAAAATCAATTAGCTGGTTCAAGTCAATATTCTTTTAGGCAACTTCAATAGTTGGATCAATGCTTGCTTTCCAACCTTGCATTCCTCCTTTTAAATTATTAAGATTTTCCAAACCTAAAACGGTGGAAAGTTGTTGAACAATTACACCGGATCTTCCTCCGCTTCTACAATAAATAACGACTTCTTTATCGCGGTCTATTTCTTCTGTTCTGGACAAAACCTGACCCATAGGAATATGGTTTCCTCCAATATTGGAAACCTCTCGTTCATAGTCTTCCCGAATATCAATTAGTTGAAAGGTTTTTCCTTCGTCCATCCAGGTTTTTAATTCCTGGGCTGTTAATTCTTTCATATACCATTAATTAGTTTGGTGTGCAAAGTTACTCTTTACTTCGTCAGGTAAAAAGGTAAAAAAGGTATCTCCTCTTAATCCCAACCTTAAGGTTTCTAATGGAATAACTTCATCTACCCCAATATTCCCCAAATTGACATTAGCACCAATTTGTTTAATAAACCAAACTTGTTGTGATTTCTGAGGTGCTTCCCATATAATTTTATCTTGCGGAATCTTTTCCAATATGCGATTGACCAAGGCAACGTGAGCAGTACCATTCGGACGATAAATTCCAACATTTCCACTTTCTCTTGCCTCTGCAATTACCTTCCAGCTACCTGCTTGCAATTCGTTTAACATCATACTTTTCCAACGTTGTGGATGAATTAATATACCCGCTTCTTTGGATCCAACTTCCGATAAAACCCGGTAGTTTTTAGATAGCTTGGAAATCAACTCGCATTTTTTGTCATGGTTCACAACAATACATCCATCGGATACTTCTGCGGTATCTAAACCTAGGTTGTCCAAAAGACGCATGTAATCCTCAAATTTATTCCGTACAAAAAAGGCTTCAAATAGTGTACCTCCTAAGTAAACCTTCAAATTAGCTTCCTGATATAGTTTAATCTTTTCTTTCAGGTTCTTTGTCAAATAAGAAGTTCCGAAACCTAGCTTAATTAAATCCGTGTAGTCTGCAGAAGAAGAAATGAAATCTTCTGCTTGACGAAGTGAAATCCCCTTATCCATCATCATGGTTAATCCAACTTCTCTTGGCTTGCCGGGGCGATTGGGCAAATGTGAAAATTCAAAGTTCATTTTTTGTGCATTTCGATTAAATCCTGTATTTCAGACATCATTTGAGCGGGAGGATAGAACTCGAAAAGACTTTCATGCTTTTCGTAGTTGAGCTCCAACGCAGTTTGAAATACTTCAATCGCGTTTTGTTTCATCCCTAATTCCAAAAGAAAAGCTACCATTTTATAGTAGAATTCTGCTTCGTCAGGATGATTTTTAATTCCTTCTGTAATTACTTCTAAGGCTTCTAATCTTTCCTCTTGTTTAAAAAGTAGATCCGATAAGTCAATCCAAATATCAATTAATTCAGGGTCGTGGTTAGAAACATAGCGATAACTTTCGATAGCCTCTTCATGGTACCCCAGTGCTTTTTCAATATCACCCTGCAAGTAATAATAATCCGAATTGGAAGATAATTCCGTGGCTTTTTTAATATAATGATACGCTTCGTGAAATCTGCCTTGATTTTCTAAAATCATTGCAATACCATACCAGGGATCTGCATAACGCTCGTCTAGCTTAATAGCTTTTTCATAATTAGATAAAGCCTTGTCAGCTTCGCCTAATTGTTCATGGCACTCCCCAATATAAAAATAGGTAATAGGGTCGGGGTCTTCCAGTTTTAATGCTTCGTGGTAACTTGAAATAGCCTCTCTGAATTTAAATAAATTGGCTAGGGTATTTCCTCTGTTAAAATGAGCAGATGGAAATTCGTCATCGATTGCAATAGCGAAGTCATAGGCTTCCAATGCCTTGTCATACTCCAAATTCTTGTTTAAGAACAGACCTAAGCTATACCAACCCGACATAGAATAAGGATGCTTATCCACTACCGATTCAAAGTATTCTATGGCTTCTGTTGTTTTTTCTAATGTTTCAAAGCAAAAACCAATTTCAAAAAGAACAGCATCGTTTTCCAAATTTATTTCTGCTGCCTTTTTCAAATTTTTTAAAGCCATTTCATATGAACCTAAGTTCTCATATTCAAAGGCAATGAACATGTATACCTCATCCGGATTTTCGGAGACCTGAACAGCTTGATTAAAACACTGTAAGGCATTTTTGTTCATGCCCATTTGACTGTAAATAGTGCCTTTTGTGATTAATACATCTGCATTGGTTGGGTCAATCGCCTCAATTTTAGCTAAAATTTCCAAAGCAGGATGATACTTGCTTTCTGCTGCCAAAAGCTGAGCTTTCCGTAATAAGAAAAACTCAGAATAGGGATACTGGGACAAACCTCTATCAGCAGCTATTGCGGCAGTAGCTAATTTGTTTTCTTCAATACAATAGTCAATAATCAGTTCCAACTGGTCAGATTCGAAATATCCGGTAACCCCAGCCGAAATAGCCTTTTCAAACTTTTCTGTTAGTTTTTTGGCCTCCTCAAAATTGAAGCCTTCGCCGCGCTCCTCCATTTCAATCTTATTTTATGCAAAATTAAAAAGAAGTATCCAACACTGATTCAATTAGTTTTGAACCAAATCCCGGTCTTTGTCGAAAATGTTCTTTTTAACTAATATGAAAAGTCTTGGAATCCTTTGCTAATTCACTAATAATAGGCGCTGGGGTAAACCTTGCGCCGTGTTTTGATGATAATTCCTTCATAATTCCTTCTACATTTTTTAATCCTAGGAAGTCCATCATTCGGAATGGTCCACCACTAAATGGAGGAAATCCCAATCCAAACACTGCCCCAATATCTCCGTCTCTAGCCGATAAAAGAATTCCTTCCTGCAAACACATGGCAGCCTCGTTCATCATAATCATTCCCATTCGTTGCTGAATTTCAGTTTTGTCCATTTTTTTGCGGTTTTCACCTCCGAAAAACCGGTAGGCTTCTGAATTTATTTTTCCACGCACTTTTTTACCCTTTTCATCATACACATAAAAACCCTTTTTATTCTTTCTTCCATGAAAGCCTCCCTCATACATTCGCACCATAGCATCAGTGATTTTAGCACCTTGTCTGGATTGAATAAACTCCTGGGTCATTTTGCCTTTATAAATGTGTGCCCCCACATCGATTCCAACTTCGTCCATTAAAGTTATAGGTCCAACAGGGAAACCATAATCTTTCATCACTTCATCTAATTGCAATGCGTCTGCACCTTCTTCCAATAATAACAAGGCTTCATTTAAAAACGGACTTAAAATTCGGGTGGTGTAAAAGCCGGGTCCATCCTTTACTACAATGCATGTTTTTCCTTGTTTAATTCCTAAATCCAAACAAGTAGCTGTTACCCAATCTGCTGTTTTGTCCGTCACTATAATTTCAAGCAATGGCATTTTGGGAACAGGTGAGAAATAATGCATACCAATAACTAATTCAGGTCTTTGGCTTGCTTCTGCAATGGCTTTAATTGGCAAGGCAGATGTGTTTGAAGCAAAAATACAGTCTGGACGAACCATATCTTCCACTTCCTTTACTACTTTCTTTTTTAAATCTAAATCCTCTAAAACCGCTTCAATAATTACATCCACCTTGTCGAAATTGTCGTAGGTGGTGGTTCCGCTTACCCTGTTAATTACAGCTTCTGCTTCAGGTAAGGTCATTGCTTTTCTCTTTACTTTTTTTGCATAATTATCCCAAATGGTCTTCTTCCCTTTAGCAACAGCTTCTTCCTTTAAATCTTTCAGTAATACATTAACGCCCTTTGCTGCCGATACTTCTGCTATTCCTGCACCCATAAAGCCTGCTCCTAACATTCCCAGGGTACGCACCGGTCTAACAAGTTCCTTCCATGGGTTTTTCTTCATTTCCGTCATTGCAAAGAATATATTGATTAGCTGACGGCTAACATTCGTTAATATCAATTCCTCAAATTTAATAGCTTCAGCATCGTAACCTTTCTCTATACCTTGGTTCATTCCAATTTCAACACATTCTAAAATTCGTTCCGCTGCAGGATAATTTCCCCTTGTTTGTCTCAAGGTCATTTCCTTTGCCTTTTTGAATAAAACACTTCTTCCCAATGGGTTTCCTTCCAATGCCCATTCCAATGCGGTTATTTTTCTCTTACGCTCAAATTTTCCACTTAAAATATCTTTTGCTAAATACTTGGCCGCTTCAACTAGTTGGGCCTTATTGGTTACCCTATCTGCTAATCCCATTTTATAGGCCTGCTTGCCATAAACATTTTTGCCGGTTAGCATAATATCCAATGCTTTCTGGATTCCAATTAACCTTGGCAATCGTTGGGTTCCTCCACCGCCAGGCAATAAACCTAATTTAATTTCAGGTAAAGCTAATACAGTTCCTTCATCTGCAACAACCCTTCCATGGCAAGCTAATGCAATTTCCAGTCCCGCACCCATGCACGATCCATGAATGGCTGCTATGATTGGTTTTTTACTCTTCTCTAGTTTAGATAAGGAGGCATGTCCTCTCCTTGTTATTGGTTCAAAATCTCCCTTTTTGGTAACCTTTTGAAACATTTCAATATCCGCACCGGCAATGAAATCCTTTTTCTTACTGGCCAATATAACCGCCTTGATAGAGCTATCGGCGTCAATTTGGCTAAAAATGCCATCAAAGGCTTGAATGAGCTCTGGTGAAACTTTGTTTACTTTTTCTCCTTCTTGGTCTAACCAAACAATGGCGAATTCTCCTTGCTTTTCTAAGGTAGCGTAGTTCATTTTATTGCGAAATAGGGTGAGTTATTAAACTTTGGGCTGTAAAGAAAACAAATTCAGGGAAATATTACTCTTCATTAGCATTTTAAATACTCTTTTGAAGCATTTTTGCCCCAAATTCATTCAAATGACTTTTTCAAAAATTACCGAACAGGCATCCAATCACCAAGACCTGGAAAAGAAAACTGTTGAGGAACTGCTTCTTGGCATTAACGGGGAAGATAAAAAAGTTGCGGATTCAGTTGAAAAGTCAATCCCTCAAATAAAGGTGTTGGTGGAGCAAGTTGTTGAAAGAATGAAAAAAGGTGGACGTTTGTTTTATATCGGTGCCGGTACAAGCGGTCGACTAGGCGTAGTTGATGCTTCAGAATGTCCTCCAACCTTTGGAGTTGAACAAGGTGTTGTGGTAGGGTTAATTGCAGGCGGTGATGCAGCTATTCGAAAAGCGGTAGAGTTTGCCGAAGATTCGCTTACCCAAGGCTGGCAAGATTTGCAAGAGTTTATGATAAATGATCTGGATTCCGTTATAGGTATTGCCGCCTCCGGAACAACTCCTTATGTAATTGCAGCCCTAGTTGAATGTAATAATAATGGAATCCTCACGGGGTGTATTACCTGTAATCCGGGAAGCCCGGTTGCGACAGTAGCTCGATATCCGGTTGAAGTTGCCGTTGGTCCTGAATTCGTTACCGGTAGCACCCGAATGAAAAGTGGAACAGCACAAAAAATGGTACTAAATATGATTTCCACCACCGCTATGATTCAATTAGGTAAGGTGAAAGGGAATCGAATGGTTGATATGCAATTAAGCAATAATAAATTGGTTGATCGAGGTACTTTAATGGTTATGAATGAGTTAGGTGTTGATTATGCCTTGGCTCAATCTCTATTACTTCAATTTGGCAGTGTACGTAAGGCCTTGGTTGGCTATAAAGACCAATAAGTTATTTTTACCCTTCAATCCCATTATTCGAGGTATTTTCTTTACTTTGCCCTCCATTTTCAGTTTAGCATGAAGAAATTTATACTCCTTAGTTTCCTTGTAATTCTTTCAATACAGTCTTTTTCCGCCATTTGGAGGACTTACAATACCCAAAATTCAGGTTTGCCGGCCAATGAAGTGATTGCCGTTGAATTTGATACCGATGGAACTCTTTGGATTGGTACCATTTATGGCGGTGCCGCTCATTTTTATCCCTGGCTTAACCTTTGGGTTCAATATACCGATACCAACTCGCTCATGCCGGATAAGGAGGTAAGGGCTATTGCCATTGCCAATGGTGGCACCAAATGGTTTGGTACCAAAAAGGGCCTGGTTAAAATGGTAGGTGATGAATTAACTGTTTATACAAAATCCAATAGTTTGCTGCCTAGCAATAAGGTCAATATTATTCGTAAAGATGATAATGGTTTTATTTGGGTAGGCACCAATGGTGGACTGGTTAAGATTAATGGTGATGTTTGGCAAACTTACACTCCGGTCAACTCTTCTTTGCCCGATAGTATTGTAACTTCCATTGATTTCAAAGATAACAATTTATGGATCGGAACATTTAACAAAGGATTAGCTAAGTTCAGTAACAATACATGGGAAGTATTTAACCAATCTTCCGGTGATTTTCAAAGTAATCAGGTTTTTTCCCTGGGTTTTTCTGGTTCAACACCACTTGTTCGCATGGCCGAAGGTGTTTATAAATACGAAGGCGGAGCATGGGATACCTTACCCGGTTTCTTTGGATTGCCTAATTTTTACAACAGACGTATCATCGAAGATAATTCCGGTAACCTATGGTTTGATAAATTTTATGTTTCTATCGATTCGGTATTTAACCTGGATACCTTACCCGATTTAGATACAGTAATTTTTTCCAATAACTATAGTCTTTCTCAATATAACAATGGGCTATTTTTAAATGAGTTTACCTTTAATAATTCCGGTCTTCTAACTAATAAAGTCTATAGCATCTTTATAGATAAAGGTAGCAATACCTTGTTTATCGGTACTGAAAATGGAAACCTTACTCTTTACAATCCTGCCGGAATTACCATTGGTACCGAAGAACTGAGTGCTGTGAAAGAACATGTATATCCCAATCCAAGCAATTCTATTATACATTTTGCAAAGAATACCGAGACATTGACTATATCAGATATTTCCGGGAATGTAATTTTCAGAGGAAATGATAATACAGTGGATGTATCAGCTTTCAACAATGGGATATATTTGGTGCAGTGGACCGCTAACGGGAAAGTGTACTCAGAGAAATTTGTAAAAAACTAAAATGGGTCGAATCCAGCTTATTGCCATTGCAGTTAGTCTGAGTTTCTTAATCTACATCAGCAGATTAATTGTTAAAGGTAAATTGCGCGAAGAGTATGCTTTCGTGTGGATAGTTTGTACAATTGTTCTCATCCTTTTTTCTCTTTGGCGAAAGGGTTTGGATGTGGTAAGTCATTGGTTGGGCATTTATGATCCGCCCAATATGGTATTTACCGGGGCTATTTTTGCCATTCTTATTTATTTGCTTCACCTTTCAATTACTGTCTCTAAGCTCACCAGGCAGAATAAAACCCTGGCCCAGGAATTGGCATTAATGAAGCAGGAACAACAAGCCAAAGCCCAGCAAGGTGAAAGCAGCAATTGAATTAGAAAAAGAGGCTATTGCCATTTCTATTTACCTTTTGGGTAAACCTTGCTCTTCTACTTTGGTGGAACGATACATACGGGCTCATCAAAAACATGAGATTAAGCTGGAACATAAAGACGTGAAGCTTTGGAAATGGGCTTTGAATGGACGTTTTTGGATGGCTTGTATTGATTCCGGGTTGGCCTTGGTTCAGCCCAAAAGTCCTATTAGACGGAAAATATTTACCATGCTGGCCATTCTGGAAGCCTCTGTGGAAAATACCTCCTTTTTTTTGCCCACTGCTCAATCTCCTTTTGTGGTTTGGGTTAAACTCTTTCAGCAAGGTGTTAAGGCTGTATTTTTCAGCTTGCTTGGATTGGTTTTAGTTAAACTTATTTGATTGGAAAAGCAGTACGAATATATAGTTATTGGTTCTGGTGCTACCGGAGCTATTGCAGCAAAAACATTAGTTGAAGCAGGTAAGGAAACCTTGGTTATTGATCCCGGAGTTTGGAACGAAGAAAAACGTAAAAAAATACCCGATCTTTCCTGGGAGGAAATCCGGAAAACCGATACCAATCAGCATTCCTATTTCTTAGGGGATGATTTCGAAGGAATAGTTTGGGAAGAAAGTCGGGTAGGTTCACAGTTAACCCCTCCTCGTACCTACCTCAAAGAAAAAACCGAACAATGGTTACCCTTCCTTTCCAATTCTTTTTTTCCATTTGAAAGTATGGCAAAAGGTGGGCTAGGAGGGGGGTGGGGAACTGGATGCTTTGTGTTTAGTAATCCGGAATTGGATCAATGTGGTCTGGATCCCAAAACAATGGAGCAGGCCTACCGCCAAGTGGCATCATGGATTGGAATGTCGGGACAGCAGGATGATGGTTCCAATTTTGCTATTGGAAATCTGAAGAACCTGCAAACTCCATTACCTCTCGACTCTTCTATGCTTGGTATTTTTTCAAACTATGACAAACATAAGGAAACCCTTCAAAAGCAAGGTTTTTGGCTTGGACGTTCCGGTATGGCTTTGCTTTCCGAACCAATAGATGGCAGAAAAGCTTCTCAAGGGTACGATATGGAGTTTTGGGGCGACAATGATTACAGTGCCTACCGCAGTTGGATGACCATTGACCAACTACTTTCCAAGCCCAACTTTACTTTAGTTTCCGGGTGGATGGCAATACGGTTCGAAGAGGATGAAGGTGGTGTTACGGTTTGGGCTCAATCGTTAGAAACGAATGAAGTTCAGGCATTTAAGGCTAAGAAATTGATAATTGCTGCAGGCGTTTTATCTACGGCCCGCCTGGTATTGCGTTCGCAAGAGGCTTACCAACATAAATTGCCTGTGCTTTGTAATGCCTATACGTATATGCCTACCATAAATTGGTCTAATTTAGGTTTGGGTTATGATACCAAACGATCCGGTCTATGTCAGGCAATTTTGTTCCGTGATACCGGAGCTAACCAACAGGAAGTGGCCCAGGCTGCCTTGTTTGGATACCGCCAGTTGTTATTGTTTAAACTTGCCAAAGAAGCTCCATTGGGATTTGCTTTTTCAAAAGAAATTATGCGATTACTGGAGTCAGCATTTATTATTGCAGGAATCCATCATCCCGAGCAGGCAGGAGGCGAAAAATGGATTGAATTGGTTCGGGCTGAGTCTTATCAGACCGGCGATGTTCTGAGAGGTGAATATCGCCATTCGCAAGCAGAGGAGAATCGCTTTTTTGAAACTGAGAAGGCCTATAAGAAAGCCTTGTTCAAGCTGGGTTGTTTGCCTTTGAAAGCTATCCGAACCCCGCAAGGAGGCAGTATTCATTATGCCGGCACTTTGCCTTTTTCTGATTCAGATCAACCGTTTCATATTCAACGAAATGGACGTTTAAATGGATTTCAAAAGGTATTTGTAGGAGACGGTTCCGGTTTCCGCTATCTTCCCGCTAAGGGGTTAACATTGAGTCTGATGGCTAATGCTTTTTTAGTAGCAAATGCGGCAATGGAGCACTAGGGCTTTTCAAGGTGAGCCTTGGGCAAATACGTCTAGGTATTTTTAGGTTAAGTTTTCATTCCAACTAGTATAGGGTATTTTAAAATCCTTCATCGTTCTTGATTGACTTTTTTTTAATACCTTGTATGCGGGCCCCCTCCGCCCAACAATTGTTTGGCTAAACTTCGAGCAACTTGCATGGGCGTTCGGGTCACGCTTTCGGCTGTAGTCCTCGTCGCACTTGGCTAGCGCCGCATGCTCCTGTGGGCTACTTGCCTCAATCGTTGCCCGAGGTGCAAGCCTAAAGTATGGTGCATGGAATTGAAGTTTTTAGGTAAACAGGCTTATTCTGCCACCTTGTTTTCTATTTTCTGACAAACAACCAAAGTTATGGAATTGCACGGTATTTTCGGGTAGGGATAGAAGTGGAAAGCCCACAGCTAACCGCGGCGTTAGCCAAGGTTGGCGAGGACTTGGAACGGATAGCCCGGGCCTGAGCCATTCTAAAGCCTGAGATAAAATGGAATGTTATGCGAAGGCACCCGCATCCAAGAAATTTAAAATTGGAGCTTTTTACAACTTATAATTCCAAAAGGGAGCCTGCTATTTTTTGAACTAAAAGGCTGATTTTAAACGAAAGTGATAAGATTTTTCTTAAAAAAGACAGGTTTGGAAAATGAACTCTAAATATTGCTAACTTTGCCGATTGGTGAATTCATTGAGACGATTTATATTATTTGTATTACTTGGATTAACGCTTGGTTCGTGTAGATATTACAACCAGAACCGCATGTTAAGAACGGATAATTTTTATCCTTATTCGGTATTCGATACTACAGCGGTTATCAAAAATTACCGTCTTACCCCAGGTGATTGGATTCAGTTTAATGTTACTTCCAACCGCGGATCGGTCTATGTTTCAGGGTTAACCAATCGAATTCAGGAGAACAATAATTTTATGGCCAAGGTGGAGGAAGATGGTTTTGTAAAATTGCCATCGGTAGGAAGAGTTTATTTGCAAGGTTTAACCTTTAGACAGGCCGAATTGATGTTGGAAGATGAATATTCCAAGTATATAAATGACCCTTTTGTGACTTTGCAATTTTCGAATAAGCGAGTTTTTTTGTTTATTGGAGGCTTAGCTTCGGTGGTTCAATTGAAGTACGACAATACCACCTTGTTTGAAGTGTTAGCAACATCGGGAGGTTTACCGGAAAATGCAAAAGCATATAAGGTTAAAATCATACGAGGCAACCTCAGCGATCCTAAGGTGTATATTGTGGATTTAAGTCAGTTAAAAGGGCTTAAAAATGCCGACTTAGTAATGCAAGGCAACGATATCATTTATATTGAAACCCGCAGAAACATTGCAGGTCAG
This genomic window contains:
- a CDS encoding T9SS type A sorting domain-containing protein; translation: MKKFILLSFLVILSIQSFSAIWRTYNTQNSGLPANEVIAVEFDTDGTLWIGTIYGGAAHFYPWLNLWVQYTDTNSLMPDKEVRAIAIANGGTKWFGTKKGLVKMVGDELTVYTKSNSLLPSNKVNIIRKDDNGFIWVGTNGGLVKINGDVWQTYTPVNSSLPDSIVTSIDFKDNNLWIGTFNKGLAKFSNNTWEVFNQSSGDFQSNQVFSLGFSGSTPLVRMAEGVYKYEGGAWDTLPGFFGLPNFYNRRIIEDNSGNLWFDKFYVSIDSVFNLDTLPDLDTVIFSNNYSLSQYNNGLFLNEFTFNNSGLLTNKVYSIFIDKGSNTLFIGTENGNLTLYNPAGITIGTEELSAVKEHVYPNPSNSIIHFAKNTETLTISDISGNVIFRGNDNTVDVSAFNNGIYLVQWTANGKVYSEKFVKN
- a CDS encoding DUF2304 domain-containing protein — its product is MGRIQLIAIAVSLSFLIYISRLIVKGKLREEYAFVWIVCTIVLILFSLWRKGLDVVSHWLGIYDPPNMVFTGAIFAILIYLLHLSITVSKLTRQNKTLAQELALMKQEQQAKAQQGESSN
- a CDS encoding polysaccharide biosynthesis/export family protein, which gives rise to MRRFILFVLLGLTLGSCRYYNQNRMLRTDNFYPYSVFDTTAVIKNYRLTPGDWIQFNVTSNRGSVYVSGLTNRIQENNNFMAKVEEDGFVKLPSVGRVYLQGLTFRQAELMLEDEYSKYINDPFVTLQFSNKRVFLFIGGLASVVQLKYDNTTLFEVLATSGGLPENAKAYKVKIIRGNLSDPKVYIVDLSQLKGLKNADLVMQGNDIIYIETRRNIAGQTLQQITPWVSILSTLLLTFTLIKTLTK